From Mesobacillus jeotgali, the proteins below share one genomic window:
- a CDS encoding DUF1129 family protein: MVSKQAEQFLVELRMYLISKGKNDQEINEITEELEVHLMEAEAAGKDVSHIIGESPRKYMKSIGESMKTDYRQIAGLVPLMILLLSAYLSIGPAIEGTFSVSQGTIWSAVIISVIGILIYGLFLFKALPKLFQSKWKYLLFLATFIAVTNLMVSFLLWYQAQDFETVFVASPAQNNWIIILSAAIFISAALYTKTWLTIIIPLFISMGPIATRFIPEKANNDPLYITITLLAFLLAAAAAITIFFIQRKKQQNKI; the protein is encoded by the coding sequence ATGGTTTCGAAACAAGCGGAGCAGTTTTTAGTGGAACTGCGGATGTATTTGATTTCAAAGGGGAAAAACGACCAGGAAATCAACGAAATTACCGAAGAACTTGAGGTCCATTTAATGGAGGCCGAAGCAGCCGGCAAAGATGTCAGCCATATCATCGGCGAAAGTCCGAGGAAGTACATGAAAAGCATCGGCGAATCCATGAAGACAGATTACCGGCAAATAGCAGGCCTGGTTCCATTGATGATCCTGCTGCTGTCAGCCTATTTAAGCATTGGCCCTGCAATCGAGGGAACTTTTTCCGTTTCTCAAGGGACCATCTGGTCGGCGGTCATCATCAGCGTCATTGGTATCCTGATCTACGGCTTGTTTTTATTCAAAGCGCTGCCAAAACTCTTTCAGTCTAAATGGAAATATCTTTTATTTCTTGCTACTTTCATTGCTGTAACGAATTTAATGGTATCATTTCTGCTTTGGTACCAAGCACAGGATTTCGAAACCGTCTTTGTCGCTTCTCCGGCACAGAACAACTGGATCATTATCCTGTCTGCAGCCATTTTCATCAGTGCTGCTCTCTACACTAAAACCTGGTTAACCATAATAATCCCTTTGTTCATATCAATGGGTCCTATTGCAACTCGCTTCATACCGGAAAAAGCAAACAATGACCCATTGTACATCACGATTACTCTCCTGGCATTTTTATTAGCCGCCGCTGCTGCAATAACTATCTTTTTTATCCAGAGAAAGAAGCAGCAAAATAAGATTTAA
- a CDS encoding ABC transporter substrate-binding protein — translation MKQLVRVFIVISLVSALLLVMISKLNDTKGYSGDNTLTIYNWGDYIDPDLIKRFEKETGISVVYETFDSNEAMMTKVKQGGTSYDIAVPSEYMIEKMREENLLIPIDHSKLPNLKNIDSRFMDLPFDPENKYSIPYFWGTVGIVYNPELLDGKEFKSWNDLWDPKLKNEILLVDGAREVMGMGLNSLGYSLNDTNKAHLREAKEKLDTLTPNIKAIVGDEIKILLANEEAPIGLVWSGDAADIMSENENLDYVVPEEGSNLWFDNMVIPKTAKNVEGAHQFINFMLEAEVAALNTEWVSYSTPNKAALEFMPEEMVTDERFYPSAKLTEKLEVYENLGQENLAFYNELFLEFKMHRK, via the coding sequence ATGAAGCAATTAGTGCGTGTGTTCATCGTGATCTCCCTTGTTTCAGCGTTACTGCTGGTGATGATTTCAAAATTGAATGATACAAAGGGATACTCAGGCGATAACACTTTGACAATCTATAACTGGGGCGATTACATTGATCCTGATCTGATCAAGCGCTTTGAAAAAGAAACCGGAATCAGTGTCGTGTACGAAACTTTCGATTCCAACGAGGCGATGATGACAAAGGTCAAGCAGGGCGGAACATCGTATGATATCGCCGTCCCGTCTGAATATATGATAGAAAAAATGAGGGAAGAGAATCTGCTCATTCCGATTGATCATTCGAAGTTGCCGAATTTGAAAAATATTGACAGTCGCTTCATGGACTTGCCATTCGATCCGGAAAATAAGTATTCAATTCCTTATTTCTGGGGTACGGTTGGGATTGTTTATAACCCGGAATTGCTTGACGGGAAGGAATTTAAAAGCTGGAATGACCTATGGGACCCTAAGCTGAAAAATGAAATCCTGCTGGTCGATGGAGCCCGTGAAGTAATGGGAATGGGGCTGAATAGCCTCGGCTACTCGTTGAATGATACAAATAAAGCTCACCTGCGCGAAGCCAAGGAGAAGCTGGACACCCTGACACCGAACATCAAAGCCATCGTCGGCGATGAAATCAAAATTCTCCTCGCCAATGAAGAAGCGCCTATCGGCCTCGTGTGGTCAGGTGACGCTGCCGACATCATGTCAGAGAACGAAAACTTGGACTATGTCGTCCCGGAAGAAGGCTCCAATCTCTGGTTTGATAACATGGTCATTCCAAAAACTGCAAAGAATGTCGAGGGTGCGCACCAGTTCATCAATTTCATGCTTGAAGCGGAAGTGGCAGCCCTCAATACAGAGTGGGTCAGCTACTCGACGCCCAACAAAGCAGCGCTGGAATTTATGCCTGAGGAGATGGTGACGGATGAAAGATTCTATCCATCCGCTAAGCTGACAGAGAAGCTGGAAGTTTATGAAAATCTCGGGCAGGAAAACCTGGCTTTTTATAATGAATTATTTCTAGAATTTAAGATGCATAGGAAGTAA
- a CDS encoding M48 family metallopeptidase yields MTNQEFETLVNKLEKQASANPKLYRFKVILLTGLGFGYVALFLSLFLFLMAVSVAMIADGNFTFGNVKVLLLTGTLSFFIIRALIVKMEMPEGYYLQREEAPKLFEMIDSLRVKMNTPPIDEIVLDSEFNASVAQISAYGFIGKKRNVLVIGIPLLTALSREQFTAVLAHELAHISNSDTAMGARIYRLRMSWGRLMHSLEENEQFGTFIFRKFFQWYYPRFDAYTFAMARQQEYSADHSAASVTSPQAMGEALAVTSIAAPYYYRDFYSELFEECAKTNSVPQPYSNFAEKYQKLSDQKAAQYFTEKLEAESYVTDTHPCLKDRLSALGTEAGLPERQQESALDYFLAFPGRVLSDFNKMWVEYNQDEWKEDIEDYNEAKQRYEELSQKQVNSLEELLEKAFLTVEFNSLEAAIPLYKEIAEKHYEDQRTAGALMTLGEHYLASRDTAEKGIQWINLAMSYDWELRLPGLDLLCGYYYETEQNELFEKTRDQLEEWEQLVEASNEECDFIHPNDRFIAHEKENKEILAGINQLEQFKEISNAYLVRKQLTSIPERKQYVLGLDLSLPKSTDLDEAEETLYEKYMNGLGEFEDTCVIILNDKKDLRKSMLKIEGSMIYSESDKEQAS; encoded by the coding sequence ATGACAAATCAAGAGTTTGAAACGCTGGTGAACAAGCTTGAAAAACAGGCATCAGCCAACCCGAAGCTGTACAGATTCAAAGTCATCCTGCTCACTGGACTTGGTTTTGGTTACGTCGCACTATTTTTGTCCTTATTTTTATTTTTAATGGCCGTTTCGGTAGCCATGATCGCAGATGGGAATTTCACCTTTGGGAATGTAAAAGTTTTGCTCTTGACGGGAACTCTGTCATTCTTCATCATCAGAGCGCTGATTGTAAAAATGGAAATGCCTGAAGGATATTATCTGCAAAGGGAGGAAGCTCCAAAATTATTTGAAATGATTGACTCTTTGCGCGTCAAAATGAACACGCCGCCTATTGATGAAATTGTACTCGACAGCGAATTCAATGCTTCAGTTGCACAAATTTCTGCCTATGGATTCATCGGGAAAAAGCGGAACGTCCTTGTCATCGGAATCCCGCTTTTAACGGCGCTTTCCCGGGAACAATTTACGGCAGTCCTGGCGCATGAGCTTGCTCATATTTCTAATTCAGACACGGCCATGGGTGCGAGAATCTACCGTTTGAGAATGAGCTGGGGGCGTTTAATGCATTCCCTGGAGGAAAACGAACAATTCGGCACTTTTATTTTCAGGAAATTTTTCCAGTGGTATTATCCAAGGTTTGACGCCTATACATTTGCCATGGCAAGGCAGCAAGAATACAGTGCAGACCATTCGGCAGCTTCGGTAACCTCCCCGCAGGCTATGGGAGAAGCACTGGCTGTTACTTCTATAGCCGCACCGTATTACTACCGTGATTTTTATAGCGAATTGTTCGAAGAGTGTGCCAAAACAAACAGTGTCCCACAGCCATATTCCAACTTTGCCGAGAAGTACCAGAAACTTAGCGACCAAAAAGCAGCACAGTATTTCACTGAAAAACTCGAAGCGGAAAGCTATGTGACAGATACCCATCCTTGTTTAAAGGATCGGCTTTCTGCCCTGGGCACAGAAGCGGGATTACCGGAGAGACAACAGGAATCGGCGCTTGACTATTTCCTGGCTTTCCCTGGCCGGGTTTTAAGTGACTTTAATAAAATGTGGGTTGAATACAATCAGGATGAGTGGAAGGAAGATATTGAAGACTACAATGAAGCAAAGCAGCGATATGAAGAGCTATCACAAAAACAAGTAAACTCTCTTGAAGAACTGCTGGAAAAGGCTTTTTTGACAGTAGAGTTTAATAGTTTGGAAGCTGCGATTCCGTTGTATAAGGAAATTGCTGAAAAGCATTATGAAGACCAGCGGACTGCGGGGGCACTAATGACTTTGGGAGAGCATTATCTGGCATCCAGGGACACTGCGGAAAAAGGAATACAATGGATCAATCTTGCTATGTCATATGATTGGGAATTGCGTTTGCCTGGTCTTGACCTGTTATGCGGATACTATTATGAAACAGAACAAAATGAGTTATTTGAAAAAACAAGAGATCAGCTGGAAGAGTGGGAACAACTCGTAGAGGCTTCCAATGAAGAGTGCGACTTTATCCATCCAAACGACCGCTTTATTGCTCATGAAAAAGAAAACAAAGAAATCCTCGCAGGAATCAATCAACTTGAACAGTTTAAAGAAATCTCAAACGCTTATCTCGTAAGAAAACAGCTCACGTCGATTCCAGAGCGTAAACAATATGTCCTCGGTCTTGACCTGTCACTTCCGAAAAGCACGGACCTCGACGAAGCTGAAGAGACCTTATATGAAAAATATATGAATGGTCTGGGAGAGTTCGAGGATACTTGCGTGATCATCCTCAATGACAAAAAGGATTTGCGAAAAAGTATGCTAAAGATTGAAGGTTCGATGATTTATTCTGAATCTGATAAAGAGCAGGCCTCTTAA
- a CDS encoding DUF4179 domain-containing protein: protein MILEKIEPISTAVVQEKGIESVVDWFDLHKEYFYTMGWFYLPNQHQIEELFYRSILQMHKELPRYKGNQSFKNWVISILMQNSRELARDSKGVEPRPGIFNAIDQLSGEEKEALILTYVTGFSLEEAGQILGISTGKIRGLLFSGVKSVRNQLYASDYNGCKDFQKNYIDYLEKSMDRPAKIEFEKHLYNCRECQEDLASFQEVAMTRLNFADDANDLRVPPHFMENIRKRLAVKEEHQQQIKKKRRKRALIFSSAFAFIIMIGFITGAFPKAYYAWTEDDVHLRAFLQEGFGQRLNLEAESNGVVVKIKGVVADDFQTLVFYEIRDLNEDKRYVMNFEDGVFVENQNDIMKRDSYPRYSIPDVEAEMNKNQKNVFYGKVALWPLEENQGVIKLRITKLQELTGEPNMLYGLRGDAYKTGNWTFEFPAAKQPSTEYALNEQKEIEGIPIRFEKLTIAPTATVLQYAINMEKQDKRIEMANFKTLRVNKKKLKTDRYGSLFMDHQQDSAWTALQLHFGPMYGEKPKEVSAQLDSVYFSIIDPKSIDIGGSQTFPQTIEYAGSKLTIDKVESRQSTEVTIIDNDLENREYESLQVNFTDGSDNEPSIMHMDSKGVIIDKHGVKYDVHKDPIDYEKLEQPRYFVTEQNMKLEGINQADLKLEITGYNGIKYIDEVWSLGTVSEFKEE, encoded by the coding sequence ATGATCCTGGAAAAAATAGAGCCGATTTCGACTGCAGTTGTTCAAGAAAAAGGAATTGAATCTGTCGTTGATTGGTTTGATCTGCATAAGGAATATTTCTATACGATGGGCTGGTTTTATTTGCCGAATCAACATCAGATTGAGGAGCTTTTTTACCGGTCAATCCTGCAGATGCATAAGGAGTTGCCACGGTATAAAGGGAATCAATCATTCAAGAATTGGGTGATTTCTATTCTGATGCAAAACAGCCGAGAGCTTGCTCGAGATTCAAAGGGAGTGGAACCGCGCCCGGGTATTTTTAATGCCATTGATCAACTGTCTGGTGAGGAGAAGGAAGCGCTGATTCTTACATATGTCACAGGGTTTTCTCTGGAGGAGGCCGGTCAAATTCTCGGCATTTCAACAGGTAAAATCAGGGGCCTTTTGTTTTCAGGGGTCAAGTCTGTCAGAAATCAATTGTATGCTTCCGACTATAATGGCTGTAAGGATTTTCAAAAGAATTATATCGATTACCTGGAAAAATCCATGGACCGGCCGGCGAAGATCGAGTTTGAGAAGCATCTCTATAACTGCCGGGAGTGCCAGGAAGATTTGGCCAGCTTTCAAGAAGTGGCCATGACCAGATTGAATTTTGCGGACGATGCAAATGACCTGAGAGTCCCGCCTCATTTTATGGAAAACATACGAAAGAGGCTGGCAGTTAAAGAGGAGCATCAACAGCAGATTAAGAAAAAACGCAGAAAACGGGCTCTCATTTTCTCCAGTGCATTTGCATTTATCATCATGATTGGTTTCATTACAGGTGCATTTCCGAAGGCCTACTATGCATGGACAGAAGATGATGTGCATTTGCGTGCCTTCCTTCAGGAGGGTTTTGGCCAAAGGCTGAATCTGGAGGCGGAAAGTAACGGGGTAGTGGTGAAAATTAAGGGTGTGGTTGCGGATGATTTCCAGACGCTCGTTTTCTATGAAATTCGCGACCTGAATGAAGACAAGCGATATGTCATGAATTTTGAGGATGGGGTCTTTGTAGAGAACCAGAATGATATTATGAAACGGGATTCATATCCACGGTATTCTATACCGGATGTGGAAGCGGAAATGAACAAAAATCAGAAGAATGTGTTTTACGGAAAGGTGGCGCTGTGGCCGCTTGAAGAAAATCAAGGAGTAATCAAGCTGAGGATTACGAAGCTCCAGGAGTTGACTGGCGAACCGAATATGCTATATGGATTAAGAGGCGATGCTTATAAAACAGGGAATTGGACCTTCGAATTCCCGGCAGCCAAGCAGCCTTCAACCGAATATGCATTGAATGAACAGAAGGAAATCGAGGGAATCCCGATTCGGTTCGAGAAATTGACGATCGCCCCTACCGCCACAGTTTTACAATATGCCATTAATATGGAAAAGCAAGACAAGCGAATTGAAATGGCTAATTTTAAGACGCTGCGAGTGAATAAGAAGAAACTGAAGACTGACCGTTATGGAAGCCTTTTTATGGATCACCAGCAGGATAGTGCCTGGACTGCCCTTCAATTGCATTTTGGTCCAATGTATGGTGAAAAACCAAAAGAAGTAAGTGCTCAACTAGATTCGGTTTATTTTTCGATTATAGATCCTAAGAGCATTGATATAGGGGGGAGTCAGACATTTCCCCAGACTATTGAATATGCAGGCAGTAAGCTCACCATCGACAAGGTTGAAAGCCGTCAGTCCACCGAAGTGACGATTATCGACAATGACCTTGAAAATCGGGAATATGAATCCCTTCAGGTCAATTTCACCGACGGAAGTGATAATGAACCAAGCATCATGCATATGGACTCTAAAGGAGTGATCATTGACAAACACGGTGTCAAATATGATGTCCATAAAGACCCTATCGATTATGAAAAATTAGAGCAGCCTCGCTATTTTGTCACGGAACAAAACATGAAGTTAGAGGGAATCAATCAAGCCGATTTAAAACTTGAGATCACAGGATATAACGGGATCAAGTATATCGATGAAGTGTGGAGCCTTGGCACGGTTTCGGAGTTCAAGGAAGAGTGA
- a CDS encoding cupin domain-containing protein, whose product MYYGYPQQNPYYSNGQVNNTWGNWQYPYNHAYRYTYGDGGYRITDQGQKPFVININEAAKQNNTFRTAIWTGSHLQVTLMSINVGDDIGLEMHPNVDQFLRVEQGQGVVQMGKSRNNLTFQRNVADDSAIMIPAGTWHNVTNTGNTPLKLYSIYAPPNHPFGTVHVTKADAAAAEGGRPHGNGNIAVFGNTPYEW is encoded by the coding sequence ATGTATTATGGATATCCGCAACAAAATCCTTACTATTCTAATGGACAGGTGAATAACACTTGGGGGAATTGGCAGTATCCCTATAATCATGCCTACCGGTATACGTACGGGGATGGAGGTTACAGGATAACTGACCAGGGGCAAAAACCATTTGTCATTAATATCAATGAAGCAGCAAAGCAGAATAATACGTTTCGAACTGCTATATGGACAGGGAGTCATTTACAGGTGACGTTGATGAGCATCAATGTTGGAGACGATATTGGATTGGAAATGCATCCGAATGTCGATCAATTTTTACGGGTTGAACAGGGCCAGGGGGTTGTCCAAATGGGCAAGAGCAGAAATAACCTGACCTTCCAGAGAAATGTCGCCGATGATTCTGCCATCATGATTCCTGCGGGAACATGGCATAATGTGACCAACACGGGCAATACGCCGCTCAAACTGTATTCAATCTATGCTCCGCCAAATCATCCATTTGGTACTGTTCACGTGACCAAAGCCGATGCAGCCGCTGCAGAAGGCGGTCGTCCGCATGGCAATGGAAATATAGCTGTTTTTGGAAATACGCCATACGAATGGTAA
- a CDS encoding GNAT family N-acetyltransferase produces MNIRVDDLTGTEVIALIGEHLHGMTLHSPPESIHALGLEALQKPDITFWTAWENDHLMGCGALKELDSQHGELKSMRTAESHLRKGVAQALLEHIMKEAKSRGYKKLSLETGSMEAFLPARRLYGKYGFDYCGPFADYVEDPNSVFMTKEL; encoded by the coding sequence ATGAATATTAGAGTTGACGATCTAACAGGTACGGAAGTTATTGCTTTAATTGGCGAGCATTTGCATGGGATGACGCTGCACTCCCCGCCTGAGAGCATCCATGCACTGGGGCTGGAGGCTTTGCAAAAACCGGATATCACCTTCTGGACAGCATGGGAAAATGACCACCTGATGGGCTGCGGCGCTTTAAAGGAACTGGACAGCCAGCATGGTGAATTGAAATCAATGAGGACGGCAGAATCCCATCTTAGGAAAGGCGTCGCACAGGCCTTACTTGAGCATATCATGAAAGAGGCCAAGTCTCGCGGCTATAAAAAGCTGAGCCTGGAGACTGGATCAATGGAGGCGTTCCTGCCGGCGAGAAGGCTTTATGGAAAATACGGATTCGATTACTGCGGGCCGTTCGCTGACTATGTGGAAGACCCTAATAGCGTCTTTATGACAAAAGAATTATAA
- a CDS encoding PadR family transcriptional regulator, whose protein sequence is MADTTQMLKGILDGCLLSIIKEGEIYGYELAAKLESYGFHSFSEGTIYPLLLRMQKEGLVTTTLRKSTAGPKRKYYSLTKKGEQELEQFIIRWTQLSSSVNNVLIKRGK, encoded by the coding sequence ATGGCTGATACCACGCAAATGCTAAAAGGAATACTCGATGGTTGTCTTTTATCCATCATCAAAGAAGGCGAAATTTACGGATATGAATTGGCTGCCAAGTTAGAATCCTATGGCTTCCATTCTTTCAGCGAAGGGACGATTTATCCCCTGTTGCTGCGAATGCAAAAAGAAGGCCTGGTGACCACCACTCTAAGGAAATCTACAGCCGGACCGAAACGGAAATATTACTCTTTGACCAAAAAAGGCGAGCAGGAATTGGAGCAATTCATCATCCGGTGGACGCAACTAAGCTCCTCGGTGAACAATGTATTGATTAAAAGGGGGAAATGA